A window from Telopea speciosissima isolate NSW1024214 ecotype Mountain lineage chromosome 8, Tspe_v1, whole genome shotgun sequence encodes these proteins:
- the LOC122672532 gene encoding putative pectate lyase 2: MERYYVFIVIVIFNLYMVASVVARGGGGGGCGLINVDELKNNVVKNLYGIEVGLKLLTKEEQVLVEKSKKFNLVTSILRNFLGNNFKQAEKDFSRLIHHRSSVTNFTGSTNNLEAVVSFSKQAIIQAKKSHILIHRIIQCMNNSIATPKQAFEPSRHNETDCVVDGTKCQYSQYVRGKKLQICAYGFARCVTGGAFGPYYTVYNSDDDPKNPAPGTLRFAVNFAGGHEGGAWIIFKKSMVIRLKDKLWIKSNTTIDGRGVVVSIIGQVLALQHVENVILHNFIVSFTGDSDTIHVYEGSHNVWIDHLTSSEAQLGLIRVLQGSTDVTISNCFLSNYDFNLLLGASDKDTIDHTLRVTVHRNWFESSTQRMPHCRWGYCHVSNNYYKNWNYYATGARVSARVYSELNVFNPGSKKEVTPWFQNFNSDLSPTIVSSKDLLLKGATFHQFLHHQTFSSPRDLFPNYVVPTRPTDPLEDLVMNYSGALFGSKLKDCLATP, encoded by the exons ATGGAGAGGTATTATGTCTTCATTGTTATTGTTATATTTAATCTCTATATGGTTGCTTCTGTAGTAgccagaggaggaggaggaggaggttgtGGTTTGATTAATGTAGATGAATTGAAGAACAATGTAGTAAAAAATCTATATGGCATCGAAGTGGGTTTGAAGTTATTGACGAAAGAAGAACAAGTATTAGTAGAAAAGAGCAAGAAATTTAATCTCGTTACTAGCATTTTGCGGAACTTTCTGGGGAACAATTTTAAACAAGCTGAGAAGGATTTTAGCCGGCTGATTCATCATCGTTCATCAGTCACAAACTTCACTGGCTCT ACTAATAACTTGGAAGCGGTTGTTAGTTTTTCCAAGCAAGCAATAATCCAAGCTAAAAAATCTCATATCTTGATTCATCGAATCATCCAATGCATGAACAACTCAATTGCAACTCCAAAGCAAGCATTTGAACCATCAAGACACAATGAAACAGATTGTGTTGTGGATGGTACTAAATGTCAATACTCACAATATGTGCGAGGCAAAAAACTCCAAATCTGTGCATATGGCTTCGCGAGATGTGTTACCGGCGGTGCATTCGGCCCTTATTACACTGTCTACAACTCAGATGATGACCCAAAAAATCCAGCGCCTGGTACTCTCCGTTTTGCTGTAAATTTTGCAGGTGGACATGAAGGTGGAGCTTGGATTATATTCAAGAAAAGCATGGTTATTAGACTTAAAGACAAGTTATGGATTAAGTCAAATACAACCATTGATGGAAGAGGAGTAGTTGTTTCCATTATAGGACAAGTACTAGCCCTTCAACATGTAGAGAATGTGATTTTGCATAACTTTATTGTAAGCTTTACTGGGGATAGTGATACCATTCATGTGTATGAAGGATCTCATAATGTTTGGATTGATCATTTAACTTCAAGCGAAGCACAATTAGGATTGATTAGAGTCTTGCAAGGCTCAACTGATGTTACAATCTCTAATTGTTTTCTTTCAAATTACGATTTCAATCTACTTTTAGGGGCATCTGACAAAGATACTATTGATCACACATTAAGGGTTACAGTGCATCGGAATTGGTTCGAGTCCTCTACGCAAAGAATGCCACATTGCAG GTGGGGTTATTGCCATGTATCAAACAACTATTACAAAAACTGGAATTATTATGCAACTGGAGCAAGGGTTTCTGCCAGGGTTTACTCAGAGCTAAATGTGTTCAATCCAGGGTCGAAGAAAGAGGTGACTCCATGGTTCCAGAACTTCAATTCCGATCTCTCACCAACCATCGTCTCATCCAAAGACCTTTTGCTAAAGGGAGCTACGTTTCATCAATTCTTGCATCATCAGACATTTAGCAGTCCTCGGGATCTATTTCCTAACTACGTGGTTCCAACTCGACCTACGGATCCGCTAGAAGACCTGGTGATGAACTATTCGGGGGCTTTATTTGGATCTAAACTTAAAGATTGCTTGGCAACTCCATGA